A genomic window from Melopsittacus undulatus isolate bMelUnd1 chromosome 7, bMelUnd1.mat.Z, whole genome shotgun sequence includes:
- the CDKN2AIP gene encoding CDKN2A-interacting protein: MAAVKAAGEPLGRTAEEVAWAEALRGACEPEHHWRHRREFLLRNVGELPAAGSAQLQRLVSLSMVWANHVFLGCRYPPQVMEKALEMAEGIQVTGAPVRTTRDELVAKVKKRGISSSNEGIEVPSKKQAVEKSRDSKDTGKDVKTTKAEAPKETENTLPKEQEKDTSKDPEISQSTCSSNHETVTASDVKTEEKPANAENTTEQSPPSSEKESGEKPCSNPPKENKCEDVPSPEKKTPVSVVPASAKGSPQAEAVPVVVPAPAKSTLQAEVVPAAVPAAASSTPQAAAVPLTTKSTSQAAAVPLAAKSTPQTSATLLSSKTQASTAASVSKSSTQVGTSLLLAPKSGTQVGTSLLLASKGTKVGSSLLASKSSAEVAASLLAARSGTQQGSSLLTSKSSAQVAASLLAARSGAQQGPSSLASRGGAQAGASLLASKGGTQTGSPQLASKSGSQAGESPAKALRKPLTSDDVKERQPFFNRLYKAVAWKLVAVGGFSPNVNHVELLNSSIQSVKATLDVAFVPLKELADLPQNKSSLENIVCELRCKSVYLGTGCGKSMENAKAVASREALKLFLKKRVIVKICKRKYKGSEIEDLVLLDEESKPSNLPPALRNPREIL; the protein is encoded by the exons GGAGGTGGCCTGGGCCGAGGCGCTGCGCGGGGCCTGCGAGCCCGAGCATCACTGGCGGCACCGCCGCGAGTTCCTGCTGCGCAACGTCGGGGAGCTGCCGGCGGCGGGCAGCGCCCAGCTCCAGCGCCTGGTGTCCCTCTCCATGGTGTGGGCCAACCACGTCTTCCTGGGCTGCCG GTACCCGCCGCAGGTCATGGAGAAGGCGCTGGAAATGGCCGAAGGCATCCAAGTGACCGGCGCGCCTGTCCGCACCACGAGAGATGAACTGGTTGCCAAGGTGAAGAAAAGAGGCATATCAAGTAGCAATG AAGGGATAGAGGTTCCTTCCAAGAAGCAAGCTGttgagaaaagcagagattCTAAGGATACTGGAAAGGATGTGAAAACAACCAAGGCAGAAGCCCCGAAAGAAACAGAGAACACACTGCctaaagagcaggaaaaagataCTAGCAAAGATCCAGAAATCTCCCAGTCAACTTGCAGTTCAAATCATGAAACAGTCACAGCATCAGAcgtaaaaacagaagaaaaacctgcTAATGCTGAAAATACTACTGAGCAAAGCCCACCTTCATCGGAAAAAGAGTCAGGAGAGAAGCCTTGCTCAAATCCACCTAAGGAAAACAAGTGTGAAGATGTGCCATCACCTGAAAAGAAAACTCCAGTAAGTGTAGTGCCAGCATCTGCCAAGGGCTCCCCGCAGGCAGAGGCTGTGCCAGTGGTGGTGCCAGCACCTGCCAAGAGCACGCTGCAGGCAGAGGTGGTGCCGGCAGCCGTGCCAGCAGCTGCCAGTAGCACCCCACAGGCAGCAGCGGTGCCACTGACCACCAAGAGCAcctcacaggcagcagcagtgccactGGCTGCCAAGAGCACCCCACAAACAAGTGCTACATTGCTGTCttccaaaacccaagcaagcACTGCAGCATCAGTGTCCAAGAGCAGCACTCAGGTGGGCACCTCACTGCTGCTGGCCCCCAAGAGTGGCACTCAGGTAGGCACCTCGCTGCTGCTGGCCTCCAAGGGCACAAAGGTAGGCTCCTCGCTCCTGGCCTCCAAGAGCAGTGCCGAAGTGGCTGCCTCGTTGCTGGCCGCTCGGAGTGGCACTCAGCAGGGATCTTCACTGCTGACTTCCAAGAGTAGTGCTCAGGTGGCTGCTTCGCTGCTGGCCGCTCGGAGCGGGGCTCAGCAGGGTCCCTCATCACTGGCCTCCCGGGGTGGAGCTCAGGCAGGTGCTTCCCTGCTGGCCTCAAAGGGTGGCACACAGACAGGTTCCCCGCAGCTTGCCTCCAAGAGCGGCTCGCAGGCAGGCGAAAGCCCTGCTAAGGCTTTGCGCAAACCATTGACCAGCGATGATGTGAAGGAAAGACAACCTTTTTTCAACAGACTGTACAAAGCTGTAGCCTGGAAACTGGTTGCTGTTGGAGGCTTCAGTCCCAACGTAAATCATGTGGAACTTCTAAACTCATCTATTCAGTCTGTAAAAGCTACTTTAGACGTTGCTTTTGTTCCCCTGAAGGAGCTTGCAGACTTGCCTCAAAATAAAAGCTCTCTGGAAAACATAGTTTGTGAACTGAGGTGCAAGTCTGTCTACTTGGGTACTGGCTGTGGTAAAAGTATGGAAAATGCCAAAGCAGTTGCTTCAAGAGAAGCTTTGAAGCTGTTCCTCAAGAAGAGAGTTATTGTGAagatctgtaaaagaaaatacaaaggtaGTGAAATTGAAGATTTGGTACTTCTGGATGAAGAATCAAAACCTTCAAATTTACCTCCAGCTTTAAGAAATCCTCGTGAGATCTTGTAG